In Shouchella patagoniensis, the following are encoded in one genomic region:
- a CDS encoding valine--tRNA ligase, whose translation MDGHHSMPTKYEPKETEKKWYDYWVKGEFFKPADDPNKEPYSIVIPPPNVTGRLHLGHAWDATLQDILARTKRMQGYDTLWLPGMDHAGIATQAKVEGRLREEGISKYDLGREAFLEKSWEWKEEYASFIREQWSKVGISVDYSRERFTLDKGLSDAVNEVFVSLYEKGLIYRGEYIINWDPQTKTALSDIEVIHQEIQGAFYHMNYPLADGSGVIEVATTRPETMLGDTAIAVHPKDERYTHLIGKMVKLPIVGREIPIVADEYVDREFGSGAVKITPAHDPNDFEIGNRHDLPRVLVMNEDGTMNDNAGSYEGMDRFVCRKQIVNDLQEQGVLFKIEEHMHSVGHSERSGAVVEPYLSTQWFVKMKPLADEALKLQQDEETKITFVPERFENTYTRWMENIRDWCISRQLWWGHRIPAWHHKETGEIYVGKEAPADSQNWEQDEDVLDTWFSSALWPFSTMGWPNEEAADLKRYYPTGVLVTGYDIIAFWVSRMIFQGKEFTGERPFKDVLIHGLIRDSEGRKMSKSLGNGVDPIEVIEKYGADSLRFFLATGSTPGNDLRFYWEKVESTWNFGNKIWNASRFALMNMEGLKYENIDLSSEKTIADKWILTRLGETAGSVTRLIDTYEFGEAGRTLYSFIWDDVCDWYIEMAKLTLYGEDEQAKETTRSVLAHVLDHTMRMLHPFMPFITEEIWQHLPHKGESITVAEWPAPNSELDFPEAVVDMESLKGLIRSIRNTRSELNVPMSKQIELMIRPANEEMASRLNRGASYIEKFANPSTLQISTDLATPEKAMSHALTSMEVFLPLAGLLNIEAEVARLEKEVEKLDKEVERIVKKLSNQGFVAKAPAHVVEEEKAKKEDYEAKRQTVMERIAELRA comes from the coding sequence ATGGACGGACACCATTCTATGCCAACGAAGTATGAGCCTAAAGAAACGGAGAAAAAGTGGTATGATTACTGGGTTAAGGGAGAGTTTTTTAAACCTGCTGATGATCCGAATAAAGAACCTTATTCCATTGTTATCCCCCCACCAAACGTAACAGGACGCTTACATCTAGGTCACGCGTGGGATGCGACTTTACAGGATATTCTCGCAAGAACAAAACGAATGCAAGGGTACGACACGCTCTGGTTGCCTGGAATGGACCATGCTGGAATTGCTACGCAAGCAAAAGTAGAAGGCCGACTCCGGGAAGAGGGCATCTCCAAATATGATCTTGGCCGAGAAGCATTTCTTGAGAAATCATGGGAATGGAAAGAAGAATATGCTTCGTTTATTCGAGAACAATGGTCAAAAGTTGGTATATCAGTTGATTATTCACGTGAGCGCTTTACGCTTGATAAAGGCTTATCTGATGCTGTAAATGAAGTTTTTGTGTCTTTGTATGAAAAAGGGCTTATCTATCGTGGAGAATACATTATTAACTGGGATCCACAAACTAAAACAGCTTTATCTGATATTGAAGTAATTCATCAGGAAATTCAAGGCGCGTTTTACCATATGAATTATCCATTAGCAGATGGTAGTGGAGTGATCGAAGTAGCAACCACACGTCCAGAAACCATGCTTGGTGATACAGCGATTGCTGTTCACCCTAAAGATGAGAGGTATACACATTTAATTGGAAAAATGGTCAAGCTACCAATTGTCGGCAGAGAAATTCCGATTGTTGCTGATGAGTACGTTGATCGTGAGTTTGGATCAGGTGCCGTTAAAATTACACCAGCCCACGATCCGAATGATTTTGAAATTGGCAATCGGCATGATCTACCTCGTGTGCTTGTAATGAACGAAGATGGTACAATGAATGATAACGCTGGAAGCTATGAAGGGATGGACCGTTTTGTTTGCCGGAAGCAAATTGTGAATGACCTTCAAGAACAAGGAGTATTGTTTAAGATTGAAGAACATATGCATTCCGTTGGTCATTCTGAACGAAGTGGAGCAGTTGTTGAACCTTACTTATCTACACAATGGTTTGTCAAAATGAAACCACTTGCGGATGAAGCATTAAAACTTCAGCAAGATGAAGAAACAAAAATAACATTTGTACCTGAACGCTTTGAAAATACGTATACTCGATGGATGGAAAACATTCGTGATTGGTGTATTTCACGCCAACTTTGGTGGGGGCACCGCATCCCTGCTTGGCATCATAAAGAAACGGGAGAAATCTATGTGGGCAAAGAGGCACCCGCGGATAGTCAAAACTGGGAACAAGATGAAGATGTGCTCGATACATGGTTTAGTTCAGCGCTTTGGCCTTTTTCAACTATGGGTTGGCCAAACGAGGAAGCAGCGGACCTCAAGCGGTATTATCCAACAGGTGTCCTTGTAACTGGTTACGACATCATTGCTTTTTGGGTATCTCGAATGATTTTTCAAGGGAAAGAGTTTACGGGAGAGCGCCCATTTAAAGATGTTCTCATTCATGGTCTGATCCGTGATTCAGAAGGTCGCAAAATGAGCAAATCACTTGGCAATGGTGTTGATCCGATTGAAGTTATAGAAAAGTATGGTGCTGATTCTTTACGCTTTTTCTTAGCAACAGGTAGTACGCCAGGTAATGATTTGCGTTTCTACTGGGAAAAAGTTGAATCGACATGGAATTTTGGAAATAAAATTTGGAATGCATCGCGCTTTGCCCTTATGAATATGGAAGGGTTAAAATATGAAAACATTGATTTATCGAGTGAAAAAACGATAGCTGATAAGTGGATTCTCACTCGTCTTGGAGAAACAGCTGGATCGGTAACTCGTTTAATTGACACGTATGAATTTGGAGAAGCTGGACGTACGCTTTATTCATTCATTTGGGATGATGTGTGTGACTGGTATATTGAAATGGCAAAATTAACATTGTATGGAGAAGACGAGCAAGCAAAAGAAACAACTCGCTCAGTTCTAGCGCATGTATTAGATCATACAATGCGGATGCTGCATCCTTTTATGCCATTTATTACAGAAGAAATTTGGCAGCACTTGCCCCATAAAGGTGAGTCAATCACGGTGGCAGAATGGCCTGCTCCTAATAGTGAGCTTGATTTCCCAGAAGCGGTTGTTGATATGGAATCACTCAAAGGGTTGATCCGCTCAATCCGCAATACTCGGTCTGAATTAAATGTCCCGATGAGTAAACAAATTGAATTAATGATTCGCCCAGCAAATGAAGAGATGGCCTCTCGTTTAAATAGAGGAGCTTCCTACATTGAAAAGTTTGCAAACCCAAGTACGTTGCAAATTTCAACAGATCTGGCAACGCCTGAAAAAGCGATGTCTCATGCATTAACAAGTATGGAAGTATTCTTACCGCTTGCTGGATTGCTTAATATTGAAGCAGAAGTAGCAAGGTTAGAAAAAGAAGTTGAGAAACTTGATAAAGAAGTTGAACGGATTGTGAAGAAGTTAAGCAACCAAGGATTTGTTGCAAAAGCACCTGCCCATGTTGTTGAGGAAGAAAAAGCAAAGAAAGAAGATTATGAGGCGAAGCGTCAAACGGTAATGGAACGAATTGCTGAATTAAGAGCATAA